Proteins co-encoded in one Malus sylvestris chromosome 7, drMalSylv7.2, whole genome shotgun sequence genomic window:
- the LOC126628004 gene encoding cysteine proteinase inhibitor A-like, translated as MAAVGTIRDNQGSANSVETESLARYAVDEHNKKENTLLEFVRVLDDKVQVVSGTMHYLKIEVTDGGKKKVYEAKVWVKPWEHFKQVQEFKLVSDS; from the exons ATGGCCGCCGTTGGTACAATCCGCGATAACCAAGGTTCCGCCAACAGCGTCGAGACCGAAAGCCTTGCTCGCTACGCCGTCGATGAACACAACAAGAAGGAG AATACTCTGCTTGAGTTTGTAAGGGTATTGGATGATAAGGTACAAGTGGTTTCGGGCACTATGCATTATCTGAAAATCGAGGTCACAGATGGTGGAAAGAAGAAGGTTTATGAAGCCAAGGTGTGGGTAAAGCCATGGGAGCACTTCAAGCAAGTGCAGGAGTTCAAGCTCGTTTCTGACTCCTAG
- the LOC126629627 gene encoding cysteine proteinase inhibitor 6-like isoform X2 gives MKSESYLSLLIAPFFLLLLLLAFPSTTAQKSTRIGCGHSSQHRKMDTVGGIQESRGAQNSAEVEDLARFAVQEHNNKENALLEFVRVVKAKEQVVAGTLHHLTIEAIEAGKKKLYEAKVWVKPWMGFKEEQEFKQADEEETPSVTSSDLGAKQGGHPPGWQSVPPHDPQVQDAANHAVKSLQQKSNSLLPYELLEVVHAKAEVIEEHAKFNMLLKVKRGSKEEKFKAEVHKNMEGAFSLNHMEADHS, from the exons ATGAAATCGGAATCTTACCTCTCTCTATTAATTGctcccttcttcctcctcctcctcctcctcgctTTCCCTTCCACCACCGCACAAAAATCAACCCGAATTGGCTGCGGCCACAGTTCCCAACACCGGAAAATGGACACAGTCGGCGGAATCCAAGAATCCCGCGGCGCCCAGAACAGCGCCGAAGTTGAAGACCTCGCTCGCTTCGCCGTCCAAGAGCACAATAACAAGGAG AATGCCCTGCTTGAATTTGTGAGGGTTGTGAAGGCGAAAGAGCAGGTGGTTGCCGGAACTCTGCACCATCTGACGATCGAGGCGATCGAGGCCGGCAAGAAGAAGCTGTACGAAGCGAAGGTGTGGGTGAAGCCTTGGATGGGCTTCAAAGAAGAGCAGGAGTTCAAGCAGGCTGATGAGGAGGAGACACCATCCGTTACCTCTTCCGATCTTGGTGCCAAGCAAGGTGGGCATCCTCCTGGGTGGCAATCTGTGCCGCCGCATGACCCGCAGGTGCAGGATGCGGCTAACCACGCTGTTAAGTCCCTCCAGCAGAAGTCTAATTCCTTGTTGCCTTATGAGCTTCTAGAAGTTGTTCACGCCAAGGCTGAG GTGATAGAAGAGCATGCAAAGTTTAACATGCTTCTGAAGGTGAAAAGGGGGAGCAAAGAAGAGAAGTTTAAAGCTGAAGTGCATAAGAATATGGAAGGCGCCTTCAGTCTGAATCATATGGAGGCAGACCACTCCTAA
- the LOC126629627 gene encoding cysteine proteinase inhibitor 6-like isoform X1 — protein MKSESYLSLLIAPFFLLLLLLAFPSTTAQKSTRIGCGHSSQHRKMDTVGGIQESRGAQNSAEVEDLARFAVQEHNNKENALLEFVRVVKAKEQVVAGTLHHLTIEAIEAGKKKLYEAKVWVKPWMGFKEEQEFKQADEEETPSVTSSDLGAKQGGHPPGWQSVPPHDPQVQDAANHAVKSLQQKSNSLLPYELLEVVHAKAEQVIEEHAKFNMLLKVKRGSKEEKFKAEVHKNMEGAFSLNHMEADHS, from the exons ATGAAATCGGAATCTTACCTCTCTCTATTAATTGctcccttcttcctcctcctcctcctcctcgctTTCCCTTCCACCACCGCACAAAAATCAACCCGAATTGGCTGCGGCCACAGTTCCCAACACCGGAAAATGGACACAGTCGGCGGAATCCAAGAATCCCGCGGCGCCCAGAACAGCGCCGAAGTTGAAGACCTCGCTCGCTTCGCCGTCCAAGAGCACAATAACAAGGAG AATGCCCTGCTTGAATTTGTGAGGGTTGTGAAGGCGAAAGAGCAGGTGGTTGCCGGAACTCTGCACCATCTGACGATCGAGGCGATCGAGGCCGGCAAGAAGAAGCTGTACGAAGCGAAGGTGTGGGTGAAGCCTTGGATGGGCTTCAAAGAAGAGCAGGAGTTCAAGCAGGCTGATGAGGAGGAGACACCATCCGTTACCTCTTCCGATCTTGGTGCCAAGCAAGGTGGGCATCCTCCTGGGTGGCAATCTGTGCCGCCGCATGACCCGCAGGTGCAGGATGCGGCTAACCACGCTGTTAAGTCCCTCCAGCAGAAGTCTAATTCCTTGTTGCCTTATGAGCTTCTAGAAGTTGTTCACGCCAAGGCTGAG CAGGTGATAGAAGAGCATGCAAAGTTTAACATGCTTCTGAAGGTGAAAAGGGGGAGCAAAGAAGAGAAGTTTAAAGCTGAAGTGCATAAGAATATGGAAGGCGCCTTCAGTCTGAATCATATGGAGGCAGACCACTCCTAA
- the LOC126629626 gene encoding ATP-dependent Clp protease proteolytic subunit 3, chloroplastic-like, which yields MMTYAATASSPLCSSQTQVPISLIVKGTVLNSNGIINCHRRSNGVCVIKAMKSSSPPRLTFSSNWDFPSATTSAPRLPRFEELDTTNMLLRQRIIFLGSQVDDMTADLIISQLLFLDAEDPKKDIKLFINSPGGSVRVRMGIYDAMKLCKADVSTVCLGLAASMGAFLLAAGTKGKRFCMPNARVMIHQPLGTAGGKATEMGIRIREMVYHKIKLNKIFSRITGKPLEQIEEDTDRDNFMNPWEARDYGLIDVVIDDGKPGLVAPIGDFTPPPRTRVWDQWKVEGSKKLRKNLPSEQRISDTERGADREKEAPAAI from the exons ATGATGACGTACGCAGCCACAGCTTCAAGCCCGCTGTGTTCTTCACAAACCCAAGTGCCCATTTCGCTGATTGTGAAGGGCACTGTCCTCAACAGCAATGGTATTATCAATTGCCATCGGAGAAGCAATGGCGTCTGTGTGATTAAGGCCATGAAAAGCTCGTCTCCCCCACGACTGACCTTTTCTAGCAATTGGGATTTTCCCTCAGCTACTACTTCAGCTCCAAGGCTGCCCAGATTCGAAGAGCTCGATACCACCAACATGCTTCTCCGTCAAAGAATCATCTTTCTGGGTTCTCag GTAGATGACATGACAGCGGATTTGATCATAAGCCAACTTCTATTTCTAGATGCCGAGGACCCGAAAAAGGACATTAAATTGTTTATCAATTCGCCCGGTGGTTCtgttagggtgc GAATGGGAATATATGACGCAATGAAATTGTGCAAGGCAGATGTTTCAACTGTTTGCCTGGGGCTTGCTGCTTCTATGGGGGCCTTTCTTCTTGCTGCTGGCACAAAGGGAAAGAGATTCTGCATGCCCAATGCAAGAGTGATGATCCATCAACCCCTTGGAACTGCCGGGGGAAAA GCAACAGAAATGGGTATTCGAATTAGAGAAATGGTGTACCACAAgattaaattgaacaaaatatTCTCAAGAATCACAGGGAAGCCTTTGGAGCAG ATTGAAGAGGACACAGACCGTGATAATTTCATGAATCCTTGGGAAGCTAGGGATTATGGATTGATTGATGTCGTTATCGATGATGGAAAACCAGGCTTAGTTGCACCCATTGGAGATTTCACACCTCCACCAAGAACACGAGTCTGGGATCAGTGGAAAGTTGAAGGGAGCAAGAAATTGAGAAAGAACTTGCCCTCAGAACAAAGGATTTCTGACACTGAAAGAGGGGCCGATAGGGAAAAGGAAGCACCCGCTGCTATATGA